One Triplophysa dalaica isolate WHDGS20190420 chromosome 1, ASM1584641v1, whole genome shotgun sequence DNA segment encodes these proteins:
- the gal3st4 gene encoding galactose-3-O-sulfotransferase 4 isoform X2 encodes MVFRRSARRMRWLGCYGLGPMWKALLVFLVIAFAGQLLGVIFNKSWMQPERSRSLFALPSENFQGSSLGSCHPHTHIMFLKTHKTASSTVLNLLYRFGEERGLKFALPVGYQFGYPLPFIAQRVKGYRGPHVDKFDIIGNHMRFNRPEVEKVMPADTFYFSILRDPVALAESSYAYYKNVAPAFRRAKGLSDFADNPHKYYDPKLRNNHYARNLLWFDFGQDHNANFSLALARRGVAAVRRNFRLVLLSEYFDHSMVLLRHALCWPLDAVVSFSLNARQQVSSGRSGWMGKSALPASLGLTNEQKLKLREWNSLDWHLYQAFNLTFWQEIERFGQSRMEAEVALLRTRREVLARACLRDGGRPVEASRIRDKAIRPFQSGLVKILGYELQSGLDNATWEVCLRMIRPEIQYKDLLDLRQFPRAQQPPWPDTLAGGPPVMRDSPVLRIEEQGGKRLVEKDWDGTVLLRNKSIKNAGSKVRLK; translated from the exons CTGGATGCAGCCAGAGAGGTCTCGATCCCTCTTTGCACTTCCCTCTGAGAATTTCCAAGGGTCCTCTCTTGGATCTTGTCATCCTCACACGCACATCATGTTCCTGAAGACTCACAAGACAGCCAGCAGCACTGTTCTCAATTTGCTCTATCGCTTCGGAGAGGAGCGGGGTCTTAAATTTGCCCTTCCTGTTGGGTACCAATTTGGCTACCCGCTCCCCTTTATTGCCCAGAGGGTGAAAGGATACCGAGGTCCCCACGTGGACAAATTTGACATCATAGGAAATCATATGCGCTTCAACAGGCCAGAG GTTGAGAAGGTCATGCCTGCTGATACCTTCTATTTCTCTATCCTTCGAGATCCCGTGGCTTTAGCCGAATCTTCATATGCCTACTACAAAAATGTTGCCCCTGCATTCAGGCGTGCCAAAGGGCTGAGCGATTTTGCAGACAACCCTCATAAGTACTACGATCCCAAACTCAGAAACAACCATTATGCCCGCAACTTGCTGTGGTTTGACTTTGGTCAGGATCATAACGCCAACTTCAGCCTAGCGCTGGCCAGGCGTGGCGTGGCGGCAGTGCGAAGAAATTTCAGGCTTGTTCTTTTGTCTGAGTATTTTGACCACTCTATGGTTCTGCTCCGCCATGCTCTCTGCTGGCCTTTAGATGCTGTGGTTTCTTTTAGCCTAAATGCCAGACAGCAAGTATCCAGTGGGAGGTCTGGATGGATGGGTAAGTCCGCACTTCCGGCCTCCTTGGGTTTGACAAATGAGCAAAAACTGAAATTACGGGAATGGAACTCCCTAGACTGGCACCTTTACCAAGCTTTCAACCTCACATTCTGGCAGGAAATAGAGCGCTTCGGCCAAAGTCGAATGGAGGCTGAGGTAGCCTTGCTTAGGACCAGACGCGAGGTTCTTGCTCGTGCTTGTTTACGTGATGGTGGCAGGCCTGTAGAGGCCAGTCGCATCCGGGACAAGGCCATCCGCCCTTTCCAGAGCGGATTAGTGAAGATCCTAGGTTACGAGCTGCAGTCTGGACTAGACAACGCCACGTGGGAAGTTTGCCTACGTATGATCAGGCCAGAGATTCAGTACAAAGACTTACTTGATCTTCGGCAGTTCCCACGAGCACAGCAACCTCCATGGCCGGACACTCTTGCTGGAGGACCTCCAGTAATGAGGGATTCCCCGGTACTGCGGATTGAAGAACAAGGAGGAAAAAGGTTGGTGGAGAAAGACTGGGATGGAACGGTACTGCTTCGGAATAAATCTATCAAAAATGCTGGTTCAAAAGTAAGGCTTAAATGA
- the gal3st4 gene encoding galactose-3-O-sulfotransferase 4 isoform X4, whose amino-acid sequence MRWLGCYGLGPMWKALLVFLVIAFAGQLLGVIFNKSWMQPERSRSLFALPSENFQGSSLGSCHPHTHIMFLKTHKTASSTVLNLLYRFGEERGLKFALPVGYQFGYPLPFIAQRVKGYRGPHVDKFDIIGNHMRFNRPEVEKVMPADTFYFSILRDPVALAESSYAYYKNVAPAFRRAKGLSDFADNPHKYYDPKLRNNHYARNLLWFDFGQDHNANFSLALARRGVAAVRRNFRLVLLSEYFDHSMVLLRHALCWPLDAVVSFSLNARQQVSSGRSGWMGKSALPASLGLTNEQKLKLREWNSLDWHLYQAFNLTFWQEIERFGQSRMEAEVALLRTRREVLARACLRDGGRPVEASRIRDKAIRPFQSGLVKILGYELQSGLDNATWEVCLRMIRPEIQYKDLLDLRQFPRAQQPPWPDTLAGGPPVMRDSPVLRIEEQGGKRLVEKDWDGTVLLRNKSIKNAGSKVRLK is encoded by the exons CTGGATGCAGCCAGAGAGGTCTCGATCCCTCTTTGCACTTCCCTCTGAGAATTTCCAAGGGTCCTCTCTTGGATCTTGTCATCCTCACACGCACATCATGTTCCTGAAGACTCACAAGACAGCCAGCAGCACTGTTCTCAATTTGCTCTATCGCTTCGGAGAGGAGCGGGGTCTTAAATTTGCCCTTCCTGTTGGGTACCAATTTGGCTACCCGCTCCCCTTTATTGCCCAGAGGGTGAAAGGATACCGAGGTCCCCACGTGGACAAATTTGACATCATAGGAAATCATATGCGCTTCAACAGGCCAGAG GTTGAGAAGGTCATGCCTGCTGATACCTTCTATTTCTCTATCCTTCGAGATCCCGTGGCTTTAGCCGAATCTTCATATGCCTACTACAAAAATGTTGCCCCTGCATTCAGGCGTGCCAAAGGGCTGAGCGATTTTGCAGACAACCCTCATAAGTACTACGATCCCAAACTCAGAAACAACCATTATGCCCGCAACTTGCTGTGGTTTGACTTTGGTCAGGATCATAACGCCAACTTCAGCCTAGCGCTGGCCAGGCGTGGCGTGGCGGCAGTGCGAAGAAATTTCAGGCTTGTTCTTTTGTCTGAGTATTTTGACCACTCTATGGTTCTGCTCCGCCATGCTCTCTGCTGGCCTTTAGATGCTGTGGTTTCTTTTAGCCTAAATGCCAGACAGCAAGTATCCAGTGGGAGGTCTGGATGGATGGGTAAGTCCGCACTTCCGGCCTCCTTGGGTTTGACAAATGAGCAAAAACTGAAATTACGGGAATGGAACTCCCTAGACTGGCACCTTTACCAAGCTTTCAACCTCACATTCTGGCAGGAAATAGAGCGCTTCGGCCAAAGTCGAATGGAGGCTGAGGTAGCCTTGCTTAGGACCAGACGCGAGGTTCTTGCTCGTGCTTGTTTACGTGATGGTGGCAGGCCTGTAGAGGCCAGTCGCATCCGGGACAAGGCCATCCGCCCTTTCCAGAGCGGATTAGTGAAGATCCTAGGTTACGAGCTGCAGTCTGGACTAGACAACGCCACGTGGGAAGTTTGCCTACGTATGATCAGGCCAGAGATTCAGTACAAAGACTTACTTGATCTTCGGCAGTTCCCACGAGCACAGCAACCTCCATGGCCGGACACTCTTGCTGGAGGACCTCCAGTAATGAGGGATTCCCCGGTACTGCGGATTGAAGAACAAGGAGGAAAAAGGTTGGTGGAGAAAGACTGGGATGGAACGGTACTGCTTCGGAATAAATCTATCAAAAATGCTGGTTCAAAAGTAAGGCTTAAATGA